The Microbacterium maritypicum genome contains a region encoding:
- a CDS encoding Lrp/AsnC family transcriptional regulator produces the protein MPGLDRIDLELLAALADDPRTTIVALAENLGLSRNTIQARMARLEQSGIFLSYERSFSTDVLGFPLQAFVSIGVRQTELPRIINELARIPEVVQAHGLSGSIDLLARVACRDARHLFDTDARILSIEGVERTETSLAMGEVIPFRVAGLIGLARRES, from the coding sequence ATGCCAGGACTGGACCGCATCGATCTCGAGCTTCTCGCCGCCCTCGCCGACGACCCCAGGACCACCATCGTCGCGCTGGCGGAGAACTTGGGGCTCTCGCGCAACACGATTCAGGCGCGAATGGCGCGCTTGGAGCAGAGTGGAATCTTCCTGTCGTACGAGCGGTCGTTCTCGACCGATGTGCTCGGATTCCCGTTGCAGGCATTCGTCAGCATCGGCGTGCGACAGACCGAGCTTCCCCGCATCATCAACGAACTCGCCCGGATTCCGGAGGTCGTGCAGGCGCATGGCCTCAGCGGATCGATCGATCTGCTCGCACGTGTGGCCTGCCGGGATGCGCGCCACCTCTTCGACACCGACGCGCGGATCCTGTCGATCGAAGGCGTGGAACGCACCGAGACCTCACTCGCGATGGGCGAGGTGATCCCGTTCCGGGTCGCCGGACTCATCGGCCTCGCGCGACGGGAATCCTGA
- the pdhA gene encoding pyruvate dehydrogenase (acetyl-transferring) E1 component subunit alpha, whose protein sequence is MSPQITPIADTAQDLELSERILNPDGSRIANPRLDPFVADVDAEQLRSLLRDMVILRRIDAEGVALQRQGQLGLWAPCQGQEATQIGTARAIAAQDFVFPSYRETGVIYARGAQPGDYVRMWRGEEGAAYDPAALGVAPLQIIIGAQTLHAVGYALGIQHDGADEVAVTYFGDGATSQGDVNEAMIFAASYQAPVVFVCQNNHWAISEPVAVQSQYPIAGRAPGFGIPSVRVDGNDILACMAAMRWALEHARSGKGPAYIEAVTYRMGPHTTADDPTRYRDEAELESWRRRDPIARLEAHLRATGALTDEHQAETQAAADVVAKEMRAACLGMVTRPPLAVFDGVYAEPHTGLERQRGEYAAYLASFESEASA, encoded by the coding sequence ATGTCACCGCAGATCACCCCCATCGCAGACACCGCCCAGGATCTGGAGCTCTCGGAGCGCATCCTCAACCCGGATGGAAGTCGCATCGCGAACCCTCGGCTGGACCCCTTCGTCGCGGACGTCGATGCCGAGCAGCTGCGCTCCCTGCTGCGTGACATGGTCATCCTCCGGCGGATCGACGCAGAAGGCGTCGCCCTCCAGCGTCAGGGACAGCTCGGTCTCTGGGCTCCCTGCCAGGGCCAGGAGGCGACGCAGATCGGCACGGCGAGGGCCATCGCTGCGCAGGACTTCGTGTTCCCCAGCTACCGCGAGACCGGAGTCATCTACGCGCGAGGCGCCCAGCCCGGCGACTATGTGCGCATGTGGCGCGGAGAGGAAGGCGCCGCGTACGACCCCGCCGCTCTCGGGGTCGCTCCTTTGCAGATCATCATCGGCGCGCAGACCCTGCACGCCGTCGGCTACGCCCTCGGCATCCAGCACGACGGCGCCGACGAGGTCGCCGTGACCTACTTCGGAGACGGCGCGACGAGTCAGGGCGACGTCAACGAGGCGATGATCTTCGCCGCGTCCTACCAGGCGCCCGTCGTCTTCGTCTGCCAGAACAACCACTGGGCGATCTCCGAGCCTGTCGCCGTGCAGTCGCAGTATCCGATCGCCGGACGTGCACCCGGCTTCGGCATCCCCAGTGTCCGCGTCGACGGCAACGACATCCTCGCCTGCATGGCCGCGATGCGCTGGGCGCTCGAGCACGCACGGTCCGGCAAGGGCCCCGCCTACATCGAGGCGGTCACTTATCGGATGGGTCCGCACACCACGGCGGACGATCCGACGCGGTACCGCGACGAGGCCGAACTCGAGTCCTGGCGCCGGCGCGACCCGATCGCGCGACTGGAAGCGCACCTGCGCGCCACCGGAGCACTCACGGATGAGCACCAGGCGGAGACCCAGGCGGCAGCCGACGTCGTGGCGAAGGAGATGCGCGCCGCATGCCTCGGCATGGTGACGCGCCCGCCCCTCGCGGTCTTCGACGGTGTCTATGCCGAGCCGCACACCGGACTCGAGCGTCAGCGCGGCGAGTACGCCGCGTATCTCGCATCGTTCGAGAGCGAGGCATCGGCATGA
- a CDS encoding alpha-ketoacid dehydrogenase subunit beta, whose translation MTELTLGKALGAGLRQAMRDDDKVVLLGEDIGKLGGVFRITDGLLDEFGAARVIDTPLAESGIVGTAVGLAFRGYRPVVEIQFDGFVYPAFDQIVAQVAKLHYRTQGRVKMPITIRIPWAGGIGAAEHHSESPEAYFVHTAGLRVIAVSNPEDAYRSLRQAIASDDPVIFFEPKRLYHHKGEVDLEAPLADAPPMGLARVVRTGTDATLITYGAMVSTALQAAEAADDEGISLEVIDLRSLSPVDYDSVAASVRKTGRVVVAHEASREAGVAAEVIASITERCFEYLESAPLRVTGHDIPYPPAKLEKYHLPDLDRLLDAVDRVLDRPNSLTGAEA comes from the coding sequence ATGACCGAACTCACTCTCGGAAAAGCACTCGGCGCGGGCCTGCGTCAAGCGATGCGCGACGACGACAAGGTCGTGCTCCTCGGTGAGGACATCGGCAAGCTCGGCGGTGTGTTCCGCATCACCGACGGGCTCCTCGACGAGTTCGGCGCGGCACGGGTGATCGACACACCGCTGGCGGAGTCCGGGATCGTCGGTACTGCTGTCGGTCTGGCGTTCCGCGGCTACCGCCCGGTGGTGGAGATCCAGTTCGACGGCTTCGTGTACCCCGCGTTCGACCAGATCGTCGCCCAGGTCGCGAAGCTGCACTACCGCACGCAGGGCCGCGTGAAGATGCCCATCACCATCCGGATCCCGTGGGCGGGAGGCATCGGCGCAGCCGAGCACCACTCCGAATCTCCGGAGGCCTACTTCGTGCACACGGCAGGACTGCGCGTGATCGCGGTGTCGAACCCGGAGGACGCGTACCGCAGTCTCCGTCAGGCGATCGCGTCGGACGACCCGGTGATCTTCTTCGAGCCGAAGCGTCTGTACCACCACAAAGGCGAGGTCGACCTCGAGGCGCCGCTCGCGGATGCGCCGCCGATGGGACTCGCGCGCGTCGTGCGCACCGGAACGGACGCGACACTGATCACCTACGGGGCGATGGTCTCCACGGCGCTGCAGGCGGCCGAGGCCGCCGACGACGAGGGGATCTCCCTCGAGGTCATCGACCTGCGTTCGCTCTCACCCGTCGACTACGACTCGGTCGCCGCGTCCGTGCGCAAGACCGGTCGGGTGGTCGTGGCGCACGAGGCCTCCCGCGAGGCGGGAGTCGCCGCCGAAGTGATCGCGAGCATCACCGAGCGCTGCTTCGAGTACCTCGAGTCCGCGCCGCTGCGGGTCACCGGCCATGACATCCCATACCCGCCCGCGAAGCTCGAGAAGTACCATCTGCCTGACCTCGATCGGCTTCTGGACGCCGTGGATCGCGTGCTGGACCGACCGAACAGTCTGACGGGAGCTGAGGCATGA
- a CDS encoding dihydrolipoamide acetyltransferase family protein, protein MIAEFRLPDLGEGLTEAEVVTWLVAPGDTVALNQTLAEVETAKAVVELPSPYEGTVSTLHAEAGQTIAVGAPLIAFDVVGDEPDASESASESAEKAQPNLVGYGAAPTSAGRPARRARRIGGTPVPVDTAVLEAAPHDATPSAAVDVVIERPRSTPPVRAHAKRLGIDLVLVAAEVGDRVITRSDVDAYAERVGRAGATVDETSGIPATAPSSPAALGDGERETRIPIRGVRKHTAAAMVQSAFTAPHVTVFHTVDVTATMDLLSSLRDDRALSAHRIGPLTVVAKAVCLALGRTPGLNSRWDEAAGEIVQHNYVDLGIAAATDRGLIVPMIRDAERLTLLGMADAVRSLAEVARSGKTSPAELAGGTFSISNIGVFGVDAGTPILPPGQSGILAVGAVRRQPWEHHGEIALRQMMTLSLSFDHRLVDGAEGARFLKDVADILEEPGRAMLFR, encoded by the coding sequence ATGATCGCGGAGTTCCGTCTTCCGGATCTCGGAGAAGGCCTGACCGAGGCCGAGGTGGTGACCTGGCTCGTCGCGCCCGGTGACACTGTCGCCCTCAACCAGACGCTCGCCGAGGTCGAGACGGCCAAGGCGGTCGTCGAGCTCCCCTCTCCCTACGAAGGCACGGTGTCGACGCTGCACGCCGAGGCCGGCCAGACCATCGCCGTCGGTGCCCCTCTGATCGCTTTCGACGTAGTGGGAGATGAGCCGGATGCATCGGAATCGGCGTCCGAGTCCGCCGAGAAGGCCCAGCCGAACCTCGTCGGCTACGGCGCCGCCCCCACGAGTGCAGGTCGGCCCGCACGGCGCGCCCGCCGGATCGGTGGCACGCCGGTCCCGGTGGACACGGCTGTCCTCGAGGCGGCGCCGCACGATGCCACCCCGTCGGCGGCCGTCGACGTGGTGATCGAGCGCCCGCGCTCAACTCCGCCGGTGCGTGCACACGCCAAGCGCCTCGGCATCGACCTGGTGCTGGTCGCGGCAGAGGTGGGGGACCGGGTCATCACCCGGAGCGACGTGGATGCCTATGCGGAGCGAGTGGGCCGCGCTGGTGCGACGGTGGACGAGACGTCGGGCATCCCCGCGACGGCGCCCTCGAGTCCGGCGGCGCTCGGAGACGGGGAGCGTGAGACGCGCATCCCCATCCGCGGCGTGCGCAAGCACACGGCGGCCGCGATGGTGCAGAGCGCGTTCACCGCCCCGCATGTCACCGTCTTCCACACGGTCGATGTGACCGCCACGATGGATCTGCTGTCGAGTCTTCGCGACGATCGCGCACTCAGCGCACACCGGATCGGCCCGCTCACAGTGGTCGCGAAGGCGGTGTGCCTGGCTCTGGGCCGGACCCCGGGACTCAACTCTCGGTGGGACGAGGCTGCGGGCGAGATCGTCCAGCACAACTACGTCGATCTGGGGATCGCCGCGGCGACGGATCGGGGACTGATCGTCCCGATGATCCGGGATGCGGAGCGGCTGACGCTGCTCGGCATGGCGGACGCGGTGCGGTCGCTCGCCGAGGTCGCGCGTTCGGGGAAGACCTCGCCCGCCGAACTCGCCGGCGGCACATTCTCGATCTCCAACATCGGCGTCTTCGGCGTCGATGCCGGAACTCCCATCCTCCCGCCTGGCCAGTCGGGGATCCTCGCCGTCGGCGCGGTGCGTCGCCAGCCCTGGGAGCACCACGGCGAGATCGCGCTGCGGCAGATGATGACGCTCAGCCTCTCCTTCGACCACCGCCTCGTCGACGGAGCCGAAGGAGCCCGATTCCTCAAGGACGTCGCCGACATCCTCGAAGAGCCCGGACGGGCGATGCTCTTCAGGTAG
- a CDS encoding TetR/AcrR family transcriptional regulator → MTSPVTARDRAKAERSDAILHAAARLFAARGYSGVSLEDIGAAVGVSGPAVYRHFAGKQALLGAVLVKVSQDLISGGRRVAAESPTADQRMRALIGFHVEFALGNAEVIQVQDRDVAFLSEADRAEVRRLQRAYIELWMAALSPLQAPEGDADQDELRLRVQACFGLINSTPHSTRTAARRHSATATVLIAMADAALRATT, encoded by the coding sequence ATGACAAGCCCGGTCACAGCCCGAGACCGCGCCAAGGCCGAACGGTCCGATGCGATCCTGCACGCCGCCGCGCGCCTCTTCGCCGCGCGCGGATACAGCGGGGTGAGCCTCGAAGACATCGGCGCGGCGGTCGGCGTCTCCGGGCCGGCCGTGTACCGCCACTTCGCCGGAAAACAGGCTCTGCTGGGCGCCGTGCTCGTCAAGGTCAGTCAGGACCTGATCTCGGGCGGTCGTCGCGTCGCCGCGGAGTCGCCGACTGCCGATCAGCGGATGCGCGCGCTGATCGGCTTCCACGTCGAGTTCGCCCTGGGCAACGCCGAGGTCATCCAGGTGCAGGACAGGGATGTCGCGTTCCTGTCCGAGGCCGATCGCGCCGAGGTCCGACGCCTCCAGCGTGCGTACATCGAGTTGTGGATGGCCGCGCTGTCGCCGTTGCAGGCGCCCGAGGGCGACGCCGATCAGGACGAGCTGCGTCTGCGCGTGCAGGCCTGCTTCGGGCTCATCAACTCGACGCCGCACAGCACGCGCACTGCCGCCAGGCGGCACTCCGCCACCGCGACCGTACTGATCGCGATGGCGGATGCGGCGTTGCGCGCGACTACCTGA
- a CDS encoding carboxyl transferase domain-containing protein, with translation MPATQESLAHELRTRLATAARGGPEASRERHIARGKMLPRDRVARVLDEGSPFLEVAPLAADGLYGGEAPGAGVIAGIGLVHGRHVMVVCNDATVKGGTYYPLTVKKHLRAQEIALENRLPCLYLVDSGGAFLPKQDEVFPDREHFGRIFFNQARMSAEGIPQLAAVLGSCTAGGAYVPAMSDETVIVRGQGTIFLGGPPLVKAAIGEIVTAEELGGGELHARRSGVVDHLAEDDEHALEILRDIVATLPPPAAPAWEVLNSGPPSESTSLYDAVPVDVNAAYDVHEVVARLVDGDTFLEFKPEYGTTLVTGFARLHGHPVGIVANNGVLFSESALKGAHFIELCDQRGIPLLFLQNITGFMVGSDAEAGGIAKDGAKMVTAVASTRVPKLTVIIGGSFGAGNYSMCGRAYSPRFLWTWPASRISVMGGAQAASVLATVKEDQLSARGDSWTSEDRAEFEAPIREQYEHQGEPYYATARLWDDGIVDPEQTRDLLGLALEVVSRSPLPEPRFGVFRM, from the coding sequence ATGCCCGCAACCCAGGAATCACTGGCGCACGAGCTGCGAACGCGCCTCGCGACCGCGGCGCGCGGCGGACCAGAAGCTTCCCGCGAACGGCACATCGCCCGCGGGAAGATGCTCCCTCGCGACCGCGTCGCCCGTGTGCTCGATGAGGGCAGTCCGTTCCTCGAGGTCGCCCCGCTCGCCGCCGACGGACTGTATGGGGGAGAGGCGCCGGGAGCCGGCGTGATCGCCGGTATCGGCCTCGTCCACGGTCGACACGTGATGGTGGTCTGCAACGACGCGACGGTGAAGGGGGGCACCTACTACCCGCTCACGGTCAAGAAGCACCTGCGCGCACAGGAGATCGCCCTAGAGAACCGGCTGCCCTGCCTCTACCTGGTCGACTCGGGAGGAGCGTTCCTCCCGAAGCAGGACGAGGTCTTCCCCGACCGTGAGCACTTCGGCCGGATCTTCTTCAACCAGGCGCGCATGTCGGCCGAGGGGATCCCTCAGCTCGCCGCGGTGCTCGGGTCGTGCACCGCGGGTGGCGCCTATGTTCCCGCCATGAGCGACGAGACCGTCATCGTCCGCGGTCAGGGGACGATCTTCCTCGGCGGACCCCCTCTCGTGAAGGCCGCGATCGGGGAGATCGTGACCGCCGAAGAGCTGGGCGGGGGAGAGCTGCACGCACGCCGCAGCGGTGTGGTCGACCATCTCGCCGAGGATGATGAGCACGCGCTCGAGATCCTCCGCGACATCGTCGCGACGCTTCCCCCTCCCGCGGCGCCCGCCTGGGAGGTGCTGAACAGCGGCCCTCCGTCCGAGTCGACGAGCCTGTACGACGCCGTCCCCGTCGACGTGAACGCCGCATACGATGTGCACGAGGTCGTCGCCCGTCTGGTCGACGGCGACACCTTCCTCGAGTTCAAGCCCGAGTACGGCACGACCCTGGTCACCGGATTCGCCCGCCTGCACGGGCACCCCGTCGGCATCGTCGCGAACAACGGCGTGCTGTTCAGCGAATCGGCGCTCAAGGGAGCGCATTTCATCGAACTCTGCGACCAGCGGGGTATTCCGCTGCTGTTCCTGCAGAACATCACGGGGTTCATGGTCGGCTCCGATGCCGAGGCCGGCGGCATCGCGAAGGACGGTGCGAAGATGGTCACCGCCGTGGCCAGCACCAGGGTGCCGAAGCTCACCGTGATCATCGGTGGATCGTTCGGGGCCGGAAACTACTCGATGTGCGGTCGGGCGTATTCGCCCCGGTTCCTGTGGACCTGGCCCGCGAGCCGCATCTCCGTGATGGGTGGCGCACAGGCCGCGTCCGTGCTCGCGACCGTGAAGGAGGATCAACTCTCCGCCCGGGGCGACTCCTGGACGAGCGAGGACCGTGCGGAGTTCGAGGCTCCGATCCGTGAGCAGTACGAGCACCAGGGTGAGCCCTATTACGCCACGGCACGACTCTGGGACGACGGCATCGTCGACCCCGAACAGACCCGTGACCTCCTGGGCCTGGCCCTCGAAGTCGTTTCCCGCAGCCCGCTGCCCGAACCGCGCTTCGGCGTCTTCCGGATGTGA
- a CDS encoding acetyl/propionyl/methylcrotonyl-CoA carboxylase subunit alpha — protein MSLSAPSPSNTGTFHTVLVANRGEIARRVIRTLRALGIRSVAVYSDADASAPHVREADDAVRIGPAPAAESYLDIDAVIAAARSTGAQAIHPGYGFLSESVGLAEACAESGIVFIGPSIDALQIMGDKARAREHVQRYGVPVVPGFDAKGLSDLEIAEEADGVGYPLLVKPSAGGGGKGMEVVADAAGLRGALASARRVASAAFGDDALILERLIRRPRHIEVQVFGDAHGTVIALGERECTLQRRHQKVIEEAPSAGIPAPTRERLLSAAVLAAESVEYVGAGTVEFLIDADAPDEVFFIEMNTRLQVEHPVTEEVTGLDLVALQLRAAAGLALEVTPRLRGHAVEARVYAESPERGFLPSTGTVLLFDPPSGVRVDAAIETGSEVTGFYDPMIAKVIAFADDRATALARLDEALARTVVLGVETNIAFLRTLCQDPRVIEGDLDTGLIETLLPLGTLRPSPAQLAAAKDTVAGTAAPMRTTALWRDLPGWRLGAGDAAPPLFVALTDDDEEVALDEGSATRSRSAVHAAVDADGAVWVAEDGRTVRLRPLDRKQRMKRRLSAREAGSAPTEPEGRAPMPGSVVALHVADGDSVSAGDALVSIEAMKMEHPVLAPHDGVVHLLVTVGDQVRRDQPVARVTTEES, from the coding sequence ATGTCCCTGTCTGCACCGTCTCCTTCGAACACCGGCACCTTCCACACGGTTCTCGTCGCCAATCGCGGGGAGATCGCCCGCCGCGTGATCCGTACCCTCCGGGCGCTCGGTATCCGCAGCGTCGCCGTCTACAGCGATGCCGACGCCTCGGCTCCCCACGTGCGTGAAGCGGACGATGCCGTGCGGATCGGCCCCGCGCCCGCGGCCGAGTCGTATCTCGACATCGATGCCGTGATCGCCGCTGCCCGCAGCACCGGTGCGCAGGCCATCCACCCCGGGTACGGGTTCCTGTCCGAGAGCGTCGGGCTGGCCGAGGCCTGTGCCGAGAGCGGCATCGTCTTCATCGGTCCCTCCATCGACGCCCTGCAGATCATGGGCGACAAGGCCCGCGCTCGCGAGCACGTGCAGCGCTACGGCGTTCCGGTCGTCCCCGGCTTCGATGCGAAAGGACTGTCCGACCTCGAGATCGCCGAGGAGGCGGACGGCGTGGGCTACCCACTGCTCGTCAAGCCCAGCGCCGGCGGGGGCGGTAAAGGCATGGAGGTCGTTGCGGACGCCGCGGGCTTGCGGGGAGCTCTCGCCTCCGCGCGCCGAGTGGCATCGGCAGCGTTCGGCGACGACGCGCTCATCCTCGAACGCCTCATCCGACGCCCGAGGCATATCGAGGTGCAGGTCTTCGGAGACGCGCACGGCACGGTCATCGCACTCGGCGAGCGCGAGTGCACCCTGCAGAGACGGCATCAGAAGGTCATCGAGGAGGCGCCGTCGGCGGGCATCCCGGCCCCCACCCGTGAGCGACTGCTCTCGGCAGCCGTCCTCGCCGCAGAGAGCGTCGAGTACGTCGGCGCGGGCACCGTCGAGTTCCTCATCGATGCCGATGCGCCAGACGAGGTGTTCTTCATCGAGATGAACACACGCCTCCAGGTGGAGCACCCCGTGACCGAAGAGGTCACCGGCCTCGATCTGGTCGCTCTCCAGCTGCGTGCGGCCGCGGGGCTGGCGCTGGAGGTCACTCCGCGCCTGCGCGGCCACGCGGTCGAGGCACGTGTGTACGCGGAGTCGCCGGAACGCGGGTTCCTTCCCTCCACGGGGACGGTGCTGCTGTTCGATCCGCCGTCGGGCGTTCGCGTGGACGCGGCGATCGAGACCGGGAGCGAGGTGACCGGGTTCTACGACCCGATGATCGCGAAGGTGATCGCTTTCGCCGACGACCGCGCCACCGCGCTCGCGCGACTGGACGAGGCGCTCGCCCGCACGGTCGTCCTGGGCGTCGAGACCAACATCGCCTTCCTCCGCACGCTCTGCCAGGACCCGCGCGTCATCGAGGGAGACCTCGACACCGGGCTCATCGAGACCCTGCTTCCGCTCGGCACGCTGAGGCCGTCGCCGGCACAGCTCGCGGCGGCGAAGGACACGGTCGCGGGAACCGCCGCGCCGATGCGGACCACCGCCCTGTGGCGGGACCTTCCCGGCTGGCGCCTGGGGGCCGGGGATGCGGCACCGCCTCTGTTCGTCGCCCTCACGGATGACGACGAAGAGGTCGCGCTCGACGAAGGATCGGCTACGAGATCGCGAAGCGCTGTCCACGCCGCAGTGGACGCGGACGGCGCTGTGTGGGTGGCCGAGGACGGTCGCACGGTTCGCCTCCGCCCCCTCGACAGGAAGCAGCGGATGAAGCGACGGCTGTCCGCGCGCGAAGCGGGATCCGCGCCGACGGAGCCGGAGGGGCGCGCCCCCATGCCCGGAAGCGTCGTGGCGCTGCACGTCGCGGACGGGGATTCGGTCTCCGCGGGCGACGCGCTCGTCTCGATCGAGGCGATGAAGATGGAGCATCCCGTGCTCGCGCCCCACGACGGTGTGGTGCATCTGCTGGTCACCGTGGGTGACCAGGTGCGGCGTGACCAACCGGTCGCCCGCGTGACGACGGAGGAGAGTTGA
- a CDS encoding acyl-CoA dehydrogenase family protein, whose protein sequence is MEDLSAEERELAAMVREFADTVVAPQAYEADRTHTLSMDVVAQMGDLGLFGLPFPEEYGGQGGDYMALGIAIEALGRVDQSIAITLEAGVSLGAMPIYRFGTEEQRRELLPDLLAGRALAGFGLTEPEAGSDAGATRTTARLDGDEWVIDGSKQFITNSGTPITRFVTVTAVTGNENGRKEISTIIVPNGTPGFTVEAPYDKVGWNASDTHPLTFDGARVPAGNLLGERGSGFRSFLSILDEGRIAIAALSTGAAEGCLEAAVEYAKSRTIFGAALSTRQNAQFTLARMRARVHTARLAWHHAARLRDAGKPFAEAAAIAKLVGGEAAMDNARDATQIFGGNGFMNEFPVGRHYRDSKILEIGEGTTEVQLLVIARGLGLAG, encoded by the coding sequence ATGGAAGACCTGTCCGCAGAGGAGCGCGAGCTCGCCGCTATGGTGCGGGAGTTCGCCGACACGGTCGTTGCACCGCAGGCCTACGAGGCTGACCGCACGCACACCCTGTCCATGGACGTCGTGGCGCAGATGGGCGATCTCGGCCTGTTCGGTCTGCCGTTCCCGGAGGAGTACGGAGGACAGGGCGGTGACTACATGGCTCTCGGCATCGCGATTGAGGCGCTGGGCCGTGTGGACCAGTCCATCGCGATCACGCTCGAAGCGGGGGTGAGTCTCGGCGCGATGCCGATCTATCGCTTCGGTACCGAGGAGCAGCGCCGGGAGCTGCTCCCTGATCTGCTCGCGGGGCGGGCGCTGGCCGGTTTCGGTCTCACCGAACCGGAGGCCGGAAGCGATGCGGGGGCGACCAGGACCACGGCGCGCCTCGACGGCGACGAATGGGTGATCGACGGCTCCAAGCAGTTCATCACCAACTCGGGAACACCGATCACGCGCTTCGTCACGGTCACCGCGGTGACGGGGAACGAGAACGGGCGCAAGGAGATCTCGACGATCATCGTCCCCAACGGCACGCCGGGGTTCACCGTCGAGGCACCGTACGACAAGGTCGGCTGGAACGCCTCAGACACTCATCCGCTGACGTTCGACGGCGCTCGCGTGCCTGCCGGCAACCTCCTGGGCGAGCGAGGGAGCGGCTTCCGCAGCTTCCTCAGCATCCTCGACGAAGGACGCATCGCGATCGCTGCTCTCTCCACGGGCGCGGCGGAGGGCTGCCTGGAGGCGGCGGTCGAGTATGCGAAGAGCCGCACGATCTTCGGCGCCGCGCTGAGCACCCGCCAGAACGCCCAGTTCACCCTGGCCCGCATGCGTGCACGGGTGCACACCGCCCGTCTCGCCTGGCACCACGCTGCGCGACTCCGCGATGCGGGGAAGCCGTTCGCCGAAGCCGCGGCCATCGCGAAGCTGGTCGGCGGGGAGGCCGCGATGGACAACGCCAGGGACGCGACGCAGATCTTCGGCGGGAACGGCTTCATGAACGAGTTCCCGGTGGGGCGTCACTACCGCGATTCGAAGATCCTCGAGATCGGCGAGGGCACCACCGAAGTGCAACTGCTCGTCATCGCTCGTGGACTCGGACTCGCCGGGTAG
- a CDS encoding MaoC family dehydratase — protein MTTHDILQRGLYYEEFEVDARYLHRPGRTATEADNVLFTTLTMNTQALHLDAAFADAQDPFRARLMNSMWTLSTMVGSSVAQLTQGTLVAQLGFGDVAFPHPLFAGDTLYTESVVTQKRLSSSRPGQGIVTIAHTGRNQGGTVVATAVRSVLVHCLPEGTTS, from the coding sequence ATGACCACGCACGACATCCTCCAGAGGGGTCTGTACTACGAGGAGTTCGAGGTCGACGCCCGCTACCTGCATCGGCCGGGGCGCACGGCGACCGAGGCCGACAACGTGCTCTTCACCACGCTCACCATGAACACGCAGGCCCTGCACCTGGATGCGGCCTTCGCCGATGCCCAGGACCCGTTCCGCGCGCGCCTGATGAACTCGATGTGGACGCTGTCGACCATGGTGGGTTCCTCCGTGGCGCAGCTGACCCAGGGGACTCTGGTGGCGCAGCTCGGATTCGGCGACGTGGCGTTCCCTCATCCGCTGTTCGCCGGCGACACGCTCTACACCGAGAGCGTGGTCACACAGAAGCGCCTCTCCTCGTCGCGCCCAGGGCAGGGCATCGTGACCATCGCGCACACCGGGCGGAACCAGGGCGGCACCGTCGTCGCCACCGCCGTACGATCGGTGCTCGTGCACTGCCTTCCGGAAGGGACCACCTCATGA
- a CDS encoding HpcH/HpaI aldolase/citrate lyase family protein, giving the protein MTFDLGPALLFCPADRPERFQKASERADAIILDLEDAVLPDAKDAARRNVIAADLDPNRVIVRVNAPDSGAFAADLAALAQTDFRTVMVAKTEDVESLAAFDERYSLIALCETARGIHAADRIAAHPRVSAMMWGAEDLVASLGGTSSRRADGGYRDIARYARARVLLESGAHGKAAIDAVHIDLEDADGLRHEAIDAAASGFSATACIHPNQVAAIRAAYRPDEATITWAHAVLAAAETERGVFRFQGRMIDEPVLRHARAVTSRAL; this is encoded by the coding sequence ATGACGTTCGATCTGGGTCCGGCGCTGCTGTTCTGCCCTGCCGACCGTCCTGAGCGCTTCCAGAAGGCATCCGAGCGGGCTGATGCGATCATCCTCGATCTCGAGGATGCGGTGCTTCCGGATGCGAAGGATGCCGCGCGGCGCAATGTGATCGCGGCCGACCTCGACCCGAACCGTGTGATCGTCCGCGTGAACGCACCAGACAGCGGTGCCTTCGCAGCCGACCTCGCGGCTCTGGCGCAGACCGACTTCCGCACGGTGATGGTGGCGAAGACGGAGGACGTGGAGAGCCTGGCGGCTTTCGATGAGCGATACTCGCTGATCGCCCTCTGTGAGACGGCGCGCGGTATCCACGCGGCCGACCGCATCGCCGCACACCCGCGGGTCTCGGCCATGATGTGGGGCGCCGAGGATCTCGTGGCCTCACTCGGAGGGACCTCGTCACGGCGCGCGGACGGCGGCTATCGCGACATCGCCCGCTACGCCCGCGCTCGCGTTCTCCTCGAATCCGGGGCGCACGGCAAGGCCGCGATCGACGCGGTGCACATCGACCTCGAGGATGCAGACGGGCTCCGACACGAGGCTATCGACGCCGCCGCGTCCGGCTTCTCGGCGACGGCCTGCATCCATCCGAACCAGGTGGCGGCGATCCGCGCGGCCTATCGTCCCGACGAGGCGACCATCACCTGGGCCCATGCGGTGCTCGCCGCCGCCGAGACCGAGCGCGGAGTCTTCCGATTCCAGGGACGCATGATCGACGAGCCGGTGCTCCGCCATGCACGCGCGGTCACCTCCCGCGCCCTCTGA